The nucleotide window GACGCCGGCGCTACAGGGTCTGACATTAGCTATATGGGCTTCGGCATCGACGCTTCGCTCTGATACCGAAGCATCCGGTTCGGACTCTGCCTTTCGCACTTCGACTTTAGCCTTTCGCATCCCATCGATAGCCCCGCAGCGGTCGCATTTGGGGTTGGTGGGGTTGAAGTAGCAGAAGTCATACATCCCCACGCTGCGGGAGAGGGTATATAACTCCGCCTCCCAGAGTAGGCCGTTAGGGCATATCGAAGGGTTTTGGAGACTCCCTAAAGTCCCCCTTGGACAGGGGGACTTTCCTAGGAGATGTAAGCTAATGGCAGCTTATTATCGCTTGATATTAACCGGTTTGCCGGTGGCGGCGCTTTCGTAGAGCGCGTCCAGTATTTCCATGACGATTAAGCCCTCTTCACCGGTAGCGGTGTGAGGGGTATCGTTTAGGATGGCATCTGCGAAGTGATGCATTGCGATGGGGGCATCAGGTATGGGTGGGTGCAGCTTCATGTCGTACTGAAGTCCTTCTCGCTCGATGTAGATTTCAGCTTCGAACTCATACCCTTCATCGAGGTTGTATTGCTTGATACCGCCTTTGGTGCCGAGAAGTTCGGTGACCATTCTATCATTCTCTTTGATATTGCTGGCCCAAGAGGCTTCGACCGACAGCGCTGCGCCGTTTTCGAATTTCACAAAACCGGCGGCGAAGTCTTCGACATCATATTTCTTATTCTGCTTCTTTGCCATTTCCGCGCCGATAAAGCCAGCAGTAACACCCATTACTGAAACTGGTTTCGGGTAGCCCATTAACCATAAGGCCATATCTACTCGGTGAACGCCAAGGTCAATTAAAGGTCCGCCGCCTGCTAACTCTTTCTGACCGAACCAACCGCCGAAATTAGGGATGCCGCGTCGTCTAAGCCAGGTAGTGCGTCCGTAATAAACATCACCCAAGAGGCCGGAGTCGACTTGACCCTTGAGCGCCCAAATCTGTTTTCCGAAA belongs to bacterium and includes:
- a CDS encoding Gfo/Idh/MocA family oxidoreductase; this translates as MQKKTTKTPQLKVGVIGLGMGQGHVKRFNTHPDCKVVAIADMDKIRLEACKEKEGVEKGYTDGFDMISKEKLDIICVATPNKFHMPYTIAALESGAHVLCEKPMAMNAEEARKMNAAAKKANKRIMIDFSYRFGKQIWALKGQVDSGLLGDVYYGRTTWLRRRGIPNFGGWFGQKELAGGGPLIDLGVHRVDMALWLMGYPKPVSVMGVTAGFIGAEMAKKQNKKYDVEDFAAGFVKFENGAALSVEASWASNIKENDRMVTELLGTKGGIKQYNLDEGYEFEAEIYIEREGLQYDMKLHPPIPDAPIAMHHFADAILNDTPHTATGEEGLIVMEILDALYESAATGKPVNIKR